The genomic segment AAATTGGCCGGGTGTTACTGTTAAGACAGAGGTAGTTAAACAGGTTTTGGAAACTATAGGTTATAAGGTTACAACTGAAAGTTTAGGCCAGCAGGTATTATTTAAAGGAATGGACAATGATGAAATTGATGCCTTTTTGGGTAACTGGATGCCTACAATGATGACTAATTTCAAACCTTATAAGGAAAAAGGAACGATTGTAAATATCAAACCAAATGTTGAAAAAGCGGTTTATAAGCTTGCTGTACCTGAATATGTCTGGGAAGCAGGAGTTAAATCTATTAGTGATCTGCATAAGCATGCTGATAAATTTGATCATGAAATAGTTGGGCTGGAAGCCGGTAATGATGGTAATGAAATCATGAAAGAAGCTATTGAAAATAACACTTATAACTTAGAAGATTGGAAGGTAGTAGCAAGCAGTACTGGAGGAATGTTATCAGCAGTAGAACGAGCTACTAAGACAGGAGAATGGATTGCTTTTCCAGGTTGGGAGCCGCATTGGATGAATGTTAAATATGACATTAAGTATCTAGAGGATCCAGAAAATATCTGGGGAGAGAGTAGTACAATTTATACTGCTGCTCGACCAGAACTGGAAGAAGAGAGTCCTAATTTCTATAAGTTTTTAGAGAACTTTGAAATTACATCTCAAATTCAAAGTAAGTGGATTTTAGAGTATCAGAAGAAAGAACGTCCAGCTGAAGAAGCAGCTGAAGAATGGATTAAGAATAATATTGATGTTATTAGTAGCTGGCTTGACGGTGTAAAGACTGTTGACGGCAAAGATGCTGTTAAAGTAATTAAGAATAAATTTAAGTAGTTTTTAACAGAATCTTAGCGATATTCGTGATCACGAATATTGCTAAGACAAATAACTCGGTGATAAATTAAGTTAAGATTAGCTAAAGTTTTATATCTTAAGGAGGTAATACTTTCTAATGAATCTTATTCCTTTAGTCTCAACACTGGATAAGTTAATCAACTTTTTATCTACTAAAATTCCTTTAGGTAATGCAGTAGAGGCTATAGTTGATTTTATTATTTCGAATTTTAGTGTTCCGCTAAATACCTTTTCTGAAATAATTAGTTCATT from the Acetohalobium arabaticum DSM 5501 genome contains:
- a CDS encoding ABC transporter substrate-binding protein: MISKKGRIILAVCLVLTLTVVGCTQQKQASNQAEQTEEIKFGYVNWPGVTVKTEVVKQVLETIGYKVTTESLGQQVLFKGMDNDEIDAFLGNWMPTMMTNFKPYKEKGTIVNIKPNVEKAVYKLAVPEYVWEAGVKSISDLHKHADKFDHEIVGLEAGNDGNEIMKEAIENNTYNLEDWKVVASSTGGMLSAVERATKTGEWIAFPGWEPHWMNVKYDIKYLEDPENIWGESSTIYTAARPELEEESPNFYKFLENFEITSQIQSKWILEYQKKERPAEEAAEEWIKNNIDVISSWLDGVKTVDGKDAVKVIKNKFK